Below is a genomic region from Rhodococcus sp. WMMA185.
TCGCGTCGAGGAGGCTCGTGAGTCCATCGCCGCCGACCTCGGCGCCCGGCCTTCCGAGATCATCTTCACCTCAGGCGGGACCGAGAGTGACAATCTTGCTGTCAAGGGGATGTTCTGGGCCAGGCGTGCCGCCGACCCCGCACGGGTGCGGATTCTGGTCAGTTCCGTCGAGCACCATGCCGTTCTCGATGCCGTGGAATGGCTCGAGAGACACGAGGGCGCGCAAGTCACGTGGCTTCCGGTCGATGAGTGGGGAAGGGTGTCCCCACAAACGCTTCGTGACGAACTCGAGGTCAGCGGGCACGAAACAGCGCTGGTCACGATCATGTGGGCCAACAACGAGGTCGGCACCATCATGCCGATCGGTGAACTCGCCGCGGTAGCGAGCGAGTTCGATGTCCCCCTTCACAGCGACGCCGTGCAGGCAGCGGCCCACCTACCCGTCGACTTCGCCGCTAGCGGGTTGTCGGCGCTCAGTATCGCCGCGCACAAATTCGGTGGCCCTCAAGGCGTCGGAGCGCTTTTTCTGGGACGGCAGGTGCCGTGTGCTCCACTCCTTCATGGCACGGGTCAGGAACGTGACGTGCGGTCGGGAACGCCGGATACAGCGGGGGTCGTCGGTATGGCCGCGGCGCTACGTCATGCGACGGGGGACCTCGCCGCGCGCGCCGCGAGCCTGACGGCGTTGCGCGACAGGTTGATCGACCGCATCGGCGCAGCCATTCCGGATGCGGTGCTGAACGGGCCGACCGGTAGTGCGCGACTTCCGGGCAACGCGCACTTCACGTTTCCCGGCTGTGAGGGCGATTCGCTCCTTATGCTGCTCGACGCGGCCGGCATCGAATGTTCGACGGGTTCGGCGTGTACAGCGGGTGTGGCACGACCGAGTCGAGTCCTGACGGCGATGGGCCTGGATCCGGTCGCTGCGCGGGGGTCGTTGAGGTTCTCGTTCGGTCACACGTCGACTGTCGCCGATGTGGATGCGGTGATTGCGGCGTTGCCGCAGATTGTGGAGCGGGCCCGTGCTGCGGGGCTCGCCGATGTCGGAGTGCGTGAAGGGAATCGTTGATGCGAGTACTGGCTGCCATGAGTGGCGGAGTCGATTCCGCCGTCGCAGCGGCACGGGCTGTTGCTGCCGGCCATGACGTGGTGGGTGTGCATCTGGCGCTGTCCGCCGAGCCGGGAACGTTGCGGACCGGATCCCGGGGATGCTGCTCGAAGGAGGACGCCGGCGATGCCAGGCGCGCCGCGGATGTGCTCGGAATCCCTTTTTATGTATGGGATTTTGCAGACCGATTCAAGGAAGACGTAATCGACGACTTCGTGGCGTCGTATGCTGCAGGCGAGACCCCCAATCCGTGCCTGCGGTGCAACGAGAAGATCAAGTTCGCTGCATTGGCCGATCGGGCAATCGCTCTCGGGTTCGATGCAGTGGCGACCGGTCACTACGCGCAGCTCGAGGACGGCGTGCTACGCAGAGCGGTCGATGCGGACAAGGATCAGTCGTACGTTCTGGGTGTACTCACGGCCGAGCAACTGGCCCGGGCGATGTTCCCGGTGGGCGACACTCCGAAGGAACAGATCCGGCAGGAGGCCGCCGAACGTGGTCTCGCAGTGGCGAACAAGCCCGACAGCCATGACATCTGCTTCATTCCCTCCGGAGACACCCGTGCTTTCCTCGGCGCGCGGATCGGAGTCCGTCCGGGGAGCGTCGTCGATGCTGACTCGGGGGAGGTGCTCGCCGAACACGAAGGTGTGCACGGGTTCACGATCGGCCAGCGCAAGGGCCTCGGTGTCGAGGGCCCCGCAGCGGATGGGAAACCGCGGTATGTCACGTCCATCGAGCCCGAAACAGGCACTGTCCGTGTCGGTTCCGCGCGTAGCCTCGAAGTGCATTCGATCACGGCGGAGCGCGGAGTGTGGACGTCGGGTAGAGCGCCGGAGACACCGATCGAGTGCGCAGTCCAGGTTAGGGCGCACGGTGGACTGGCCGAGGCGGTGGCCGAGTCGGTGGACGGCGGTATCGCCATCTCGCTGCGCGAACCGCTTACCGGGGTAGCGAAGGGGCAGGCCGTCGTGCTGTATCGACCCGACCCGGCGGGCGATATCGTCTTGGGTAGCGGTACCATTTCGGGTACCGATGCTCGTCCGAACATGCAGTGATGCAGGGTATTTCGCTGGCAGGTACCGTCAGCGGTGTCGGCTCGTGGCCGGGTACCGACGCCCGGGAATCGGCAACGATCGTCCTCGGTGAACTCGGAGAGCTTCCGCATCTGGTCGAGTTGCCTGCACGCGGATTGGGTGCAGACATGATCGGGCGTGCGGGCGCCCTGCTGGTCGATCTCCACGTGGACACGTCCACGACCGGGTATCGGGTGGTGTCTCGTCGGGGGTCCGTTGCGAAACGTGCCATCGACCTGTTGAACCAGGATCTCGACGCGATCGAGGAGGCTTGGGAGAGTGCGGGGCTCGGCGTCGGCGAGCATGTCGTGAAGGTGCAGTCGGTGGGCCCCCTCACGTTGGCGGCCGAGGTGGAACTCGGCACCGGTCGCCGCGTGCTCACCGACTCGGGCGCGGTTCACGACTTCGCCGAATCGTTGGGTGAGGGTCTGGCGCGGCATGCGGCCGAGGTCACGCGGCGACTCGGGTCGCAGGTGCTGATCCAGATCGACGAGCCGCGCCTGCCTGCGGTGCTGGCCGGCACACTGGCAGGCCGTACACGACTGGAAACCGTGCGGGCGCTGCCGGAACCGGAGGCCCTCGCTGTCCTCGAGGCGACCCTCGCAGGAGCCGGTGGCGTCACCATGGTTCACTGCTGCTCGCCGGGCCTGCCCGCGGAGCTTCTACGCCGCACCAGCGTGCGAGGTGTGGGCCTGGACATGTCACAGTTGACCTCCGCGGACCTGGACGGTATCGGCGAGTTGCTCGATTCGGGGAAGGAACTCGCGCTGGGACTCGTCCCGACATCGGCACCCGCTGTACCGGCTACCTGGCGTGATCTCGCGGGTCCTGCCGTGAGGTTGATCGACAGGCTCGGGTTTGCGCGCACCACCCTTCGGAACCAGGTCGCGGTGATGCCGGCATGTGGGCTCGCGGGCGCAGACGATTCGTGGAGCCGTGAGGCACTGAAGCTGTGCGCAGAGGTGAGTCGTGCCTTCAACGATGACCCGGAATCCCTCTGAGTCCGGCGTTCGGTGTCACCCCGACGGACTAATCTTCGAGTGTGAGCGAATCGACCGAAGCCCCCACCCCGGCGCCCGCAGACGTACGAGAGCAGTGGTACACGCTGGCAGAGGAGGTGCGTGGGCACCAGTTCCGCTATTACGTTCGTGACGCACCCATCATCTCCGACGGCGAGTTCGACGCGCTGCTCGGCGAACTGAACGATCTCGAGAACCGGTATCCGGACCTGCGCACGCCTGATTCGCCGACACAACTTGTCGGGGGTGGTTTCTCGACCGACTTCAGCTCCGTCGACCACCTCGAGCGGATGCTCAGCCTCGACAACGTCTTCGACGAAGACGAGTTGCGGGGTTGGATCGCCCGGGTCGAACAAGAGACCGGGCCCGACTTGCACTACCTGTGCGAGGTCAAGATCGATGGTGTTGCGCTCAATCTCGTCTACGAGAACGGCAGTCTGGTGCG
It encodes:
- the mnmA gene encoding tRNA 2-thiouridine(34) synthase MnmA: MRVLAAMSGGVDSAVAAARAVAAGHDVVGVHLALSAEPGTLRTGSRGCCSKEDAGDARRAADVLGIPFYVWDFADRFKEDVIDDFVASYAAGETPNPCLRCNEKIKFAALADRAIALGFDAVATGHYAQLEDGVLRRAVDADKDQSYVLGVLTAEQLARAMFPVGDTPKEQIRQEAAERGLAVANKPDSHDICFIPSGDTRAFLGARIGVRPGSVVDADSGEVLAEHEGVHGFTIGQRKGLGVEGPAADGKPRYVTSIEPETGTVRVGSARSLEVHSITAERGVWTSGRAPETPIECAVQVRAHGGLAEAVAESVDGGIAISLREPLTGVAKGQAVVLYRPDPAGDIVLGSGTISGTDARPNMQ
- a CDS encoding methionine synthase, whose translation is MMQGISLAGTVSGVGSWPGTDARESATIVLGELGELPHLVELPARGLGADMIGRAGALLVDLHVDTSTTGYRVVSRRGSVAKRAIDLLNQDLDAIEEAWESAGLGVGEHVVKVQSVGPLTLAAEVELGTGRRVLTDSGAVHDFAESLGEGLARHAAEVTRRLGSQVLIQIDEPRLPAVLAGTLAGRTRLETVRALPEPEALAVLEATLAGAGGVTMVHCCSPGLPAELLRRTSVRGVGLDMSQLTSADLDGIGELLDSGKELALGLVPTSAPAVPATWRDLAGPAVRLIDRLGFARTTLRNQVAVMPACGLAGADDSWSREALKLCAEVSRAFNDDPESL
- a CDS encoding cysteine desulfurase family protein codes for the protein MTSARTAALPVYLDHAATTPMVPEAIQAMTDIFSTVGNASSLHGSGRAARRRVEEARESIAADLGARPSEIIFTSGGTESDNLAVKGMFWARRAADPARVRILVSSVEHHAVLDAVEWLERHEGAQVTWLPVDEWGRVSPQTLRDELEVSGHETALVTIMWANNEVGTIMPIGELAAVASEFDVPLHSDAVQAAAHLPVDFAASGLSALSIAAHKFGGPQGVGALFLGRQVPCAPLLHGTGQERDVRSGTPDTAGVVGMAAALRHATGDLAARAASLTALRDRLIDRIGAAIPDAVLNGPTGSARLPGNAHFTFPGCEGDSLLMLLDAAGIECSTGSACTAGVARPSRVLTAMGLDPVAARGSLRFSFGHTSTVADVDAVIAALPQIVERARAAGLADVGVREGNR